In Anaerobranca gottschalkii DSM 13577, the following proteins share a genomic window:
- a CDS encoding carbamoyl phosphate synthase small subunit, producing MKAALILENGAIFYGKGFGSIKETVGEVVFNTGMTGYQEVLTDPSYTGQIVTMTYPLIGNYGINLNDMESSSPKVKGFIVKEKANKPNHWACEMELEGFLKQHSIMAIEGIDTRAVTRIIRSYGTMKGIITVRDLTPAQIKNKFNSFQNTNVVEQVTTKEIYNIPGNGQHIAVLDFGVKKSILSTLTERGCSITVFPAFSKAEEILNSNPDGILLSNGPGDPKDLPEILKTIKGLIGKKPIFGICLGHQLLALSLGGDTEKLKFGHRGCNHPVKNLLTNKIGITSQNHGYVVKKDSLPPDVLVSHINLNDQTIEGIRHKFLPIFSVQFHPEASPGPQENAYLFDQFIQMTKEWKKCQGITA from the coding sequence ATGAAAGCAGCATTGATCTTAGAAAATGGAGCTATTTTTTATGGTAAAGGATTTGGATCAATAAAAGAAACGGTGGGAGAAGTGGTATTCAATACAGGGATGACCGGTTATCAAGAGGTATTGACAGACCCCTCCTATACTGGACAAATTGTAACAATGACTTACCCTTTAATAGGTAACTATGGTATCAATTTAAATGATATGGAATCATCTTCTCCCAAGGTAAAGGGCTTTATTGTTAAAGAAAAGGCCAACAAACCTAACCATTGGGCATGTGAAATGGAGTTAGAAGGTTTTCTAAAACAACATAGTATTATGGCCATTGAAGGAATTGATACAAGGGCTGTTACTAGAATTATCCGTAGTTATGGTACTATGAAGGGAATTATCACAGTCAGAGATTTAACACCAGCTCAAATAAAAAATAAATTTAATTCCTTTCAAAATACTAATGTAGTTGAACAGGTGACAACAAAGGAAATCTATAATATCCCAGGAAACGGGCAGCATATTGCAGTGTTGGATTTTGGTGTAAAAAAATCGATACTATCCACATTAACTGAAAGGGGTTGTAGTATTACCGTTTTCCCCGCCTTTTCAAAGGCTGAAGAAATTTTAAATTCTAATCCCGATGGTATATTACTCTCTAATGGTCCTGGAGATCCTAAAGATCTACCGGAAATATTAAAGACAATTAAAGGACTTATAGGGAAAAAGCCCATATTTGGAATTTGCCTTGGACATCAATTGTTAGCCTTGAGTTTAGGGGGAGATACGGAAAAGTTGAAATTTGGACATCGGGGTTGTAATCATCCTGTTAAAAATCTACTTACAAATAAAATTGGTATAACCTCACAAAATCACGGTTATGTAGTTAAAAAGGACAGCCTCCCCCCAGATGTCTTAGTGAGCCATATTAATTTAAATGATCAGACTATAGAAGGGATAAGACACAAATTTCTTCCGATTTTTAGTGTGCAATTTCACCCTGAAGCTTCACCGGGGCCACAGGAAAATGCTTACCTCTTTGACCAATTTATCCAAATGACAAAGGAGTGGAAAAAATGCCAAGGGATTACAGCATAA
- the carB gene encoding carbamoyl-phosphate synthase large subunit: MPRDYSIKKVLVIGSGPIIIGQGAEFDYGGAQACRALKEEGVEVVLINSNPATIMTDKEIADKVYIEPLTPAFVEKVIEKEKPDSLLGAMGGQTGLNLVVELHDKGILEKHNVRVIGTPIQSIKDGEDREKFQGLMEKINQPVVEGKIVKDIQEGLEFADSIGYPVVVRPAYTLGGTGGGIAENRESLKEILAQGLQLSRVGQVLIERSIKGWKEIEYEVIRDGDGNCITVCNMENIDPVGVHTGDSIVVAPSQTLSDKEYQMLRSAAIDIINTIGVVGGCNVQFALHPQKSEYVVIEINPRISRSSALASKATGYPIAKVAAKIALGYRLDEILNDVTGKTYACFEPTLDYVVIKIPKWPFEKFRGVSRNLGTKMMATGEIMAIGSNFEGAFLKGIRSLEIGQYTLQRGNSKELTIEELKERIKTPDDLRIFHIAEILRRNYRVDKVSEITGIDIFFLEKIKDIVLEEESLKELKLEELFPDKLKLLKQKGFSDKGIAQLMGVNPQDIYNLRKKYKITPVYKMVDTCGGEFVAVSPYYYSTYDEEDEVEVSQRKKVMVIGSGPIRIGQGIEFDYCCVHSVLALKELGIETIMVNNNPETVSTDFNIADKLYFEPLTEEDVLNIIEKERPDGVILQFGGQTAIKLANFLGGMGIPILGTQPEQIDIAEDRKKFDQMMERLNLPKPMGKGVWSVEEGLEEAKKIRYPLLVRPSYVLGGQGMEIASNQSELKKYLQAAFHRDKKNPVLIDQYLLGKELEVDGIWDGENILIPGIMEHLERAGVHSGDSITRYPHGGISKEMEEKILNYTIKIAKELQVLGMINIQFVEYMNELYVIEVNPRSSRTVPYISKVTNIPVVKLATRVMLGEKLKDMGYGTGIYPKRNFFTVKVPVFSTEKLPMAEVSLGPEMKSTGEVLGIGKTFEEGMFKGIVAAGMEFPFKNKRILVTLKDQDKEEFLPIAKNFTELGFEIYGTAGTAEFLNKNGIKVTKIKKINEGIPNILDFITSGMVDLVINTPTKGKDSGRDGFRIRRRAVEASVKVLTSLDTVKPLLQILQKGVSEQNVNVQDIITIN, encoded by the coding sequence ATGCCAAGGGATTACAGCATAAAGAAAGTATTGGTAATAGGATCAGGACCTATCATTATTGGGCAAGGGGCAGAATTTGATTATGGAGGAGCCCAAGCTTGTAGAGCTTTAAAGGAAGAGGGAGTAGAAGTTGTCCTAATCAATAGCAACCCAGCCACTATTATGACAGATAAAGAGATAGCAGATAAAGTATATATTGAACCCCTTACCCCAGCCTTTGTGGAAAAAGTTATCGAAAAGGAAAAACCAGATTCCCTTTTAGGGGCAATGGGAGGGCAAACAGGTTTAAATCTAGTTGTAGAACTCCATGATAAAGGGATTTTAGAAAAACACAATGTCCGGGTAATTGGCACTCCTATCCAATCTATTAAAGATGGTGAAGATCGGGAAAAATTTCAAGGGCTGATGGAGAAAATTAACCAACCGGTGGTTGAAGGGAAGATTGTCAAAGACATACAGGAAGGTTTGGAATTTGCAGATTCCATTGGCTATCCTGTAGTTGTTCGCCCAGCCTATACCCTAGGAGGAACTGGGGGAGGAATAGCAGAAAATAGAGAAAGTCTAAAGGAAATTTTAGCCCAAGGATTACAGTTAAGTAGAGTAGGGCAAGTTTTGATAGAAAGGTCCATAAAAGGATGGAAGGAAATTGAATATGAAGTGATTAGGGATGGAGATGGAAATTGTATCACTGTATGTAATATGGAAAATATCGATCCTGTCGGTGTCCATACCGGAGATAGTATAGTAGTAGCTCCTTCCCAAACCTTGTCAGATAAAGAGTATCAAATGTTAAGAAGTGCAGCTATAGATATTATCAATACAATCGGGGTAGTAGGTGGATGTAATGTTCAATTTGCTTTACATCCCCAAAAGAGTGAATATGTTGTAATAGAGATCAATCCTAGGATAAGCCGTTCTTCAGCCTTAGCTTCTAAAGCGACGGGATATCCTATCGCTAAGGTAGCAGCTAAAATTGCTTTAGGATATAGATTAGATGAAATACTTAATGACGTCACTGGTAAAACTTATGCTTGTTTCGAACCTACCTTAGATTACGTAGTTATAAAAATTCCTAAATGGCCCTTTGAGAAGTTTAGAGGTGTTAGTAGGAATTTAGGGACAAAAATGATGGCAACGGGAGAAATCATGGCAATTGGCAGTAACTTTGAAGGAGCTTTCTTAAAAGGTATACGCTCCCTTGAAATAGGACAATATACCCTCCAAAGGGGAAATTCAAAGGAGTTGACGATAGAAGAACTTAAAGAAAGAATTAAAACTCCCGATGACCTACGGATATTCCACATAGCAGAAATTCTTAGAAGGAATTACAGGGTAGATAAAGTCTCGGAAATTACAGGAATAGATATCTTTTTTCTAGAAAAAATTAAAGATATTGTCCTTGAAGAAGAGAGTTTAAAGGAACTAAAATTAGAAGAACTTTTCCCAGATAAACTTAAACTTTTAAAACAAAAAGGGTTTTCTGATAAGGGAATCGCCCAGTTAATGGGAGTAAATCCCCAAGATATTTATAATTTACGGAAAAAATACAAAATAACACCGGTTTATAAAATGGTGGATACCTGTGGTGGTGAATTTGTCGCTGTATCTCCTTACTATTATTCCACATATGATGAAGAGGATGAAGTTGAGGTTTCCCAAAGGAAAAAGGTGATGGTCATCGGGTCAGGTCCCATCAGAATTGGACAAGGTATTGAATTTGACTACTGTTGTGTACACAGTGTTTTAGCATTAAAAGAACTGGGTATTGAAACAATAATGGTCAATAATAATCCAGAAACGGTAAGTACAGATTTTAATATTGCCGATAAATTGTACTTTGAACCTCTGACAGAAGAAGATGTTTTAAATATCATAGAAAAAGAAAGACCCGATGGAGTTATTCTTCAATTCGGGGGACAAACGGCGATAAAATTAGCGAACTTTTTAGGTGGGATGGGAATCCCTATTTTAGGAACACAACCAGAACAAATTGATATTGCTGAAGACAGGAAAAAGTTCGATCAAATGATGGAAAGGCTGAATCTTCCTAAACCAATGGGAAAAGGGGTATGGAGTGTTGAAGAAGGGTTAGAGGAAGCTAAAAAAATCCGTTATCCTTTACTTGTTCGGCCCTCTTATGTATTAGGGGGACAGGGGATGGAAATCGCCTCTAATCAATCAGAGCTAAAGAAATACCTACAAGCTGCATTTCATAGGGACAAAAAAAATCCAGTTCTGATTGACCAGTATCTACTGGGCAAGGAACTGGAAGTAGATGGAATATGGGATGGAGAAAATATCTTAATACCAGGAATTATGGAACATTTAGAAAGGGCTGGGGTACATTCAGGAGATAGTATTACTAGATATCCCCATGGTGGGATTTCAAAGGAAATGGAAGAGAAAATCCTTAACTATACAATTAAAATAGCAAAAGAACTACAAGTTTTGGGAATGATCAATATTCAGTTTGTGGAATATATGAATGAATTATATGTCATTGAAGTAAATCCTCGCTCCAGCAGAACGGTACCATATATTAGTAAAGTTACTAATATCCCAGTGGTGAAATTAGCCACTAGGGTTATGTTAGGGGAAAAATTAAAGGATATGGGGTATGGTACTGGGATTTATCCTAAAAGGAACTTCTTCACTGTCAAAGTTCCGGTATTTTCTACAGAAAAGCTCCCTATGGCTGAAGTGAGTTTAGGTCCTGAGATGAAGTCTACAGGGGAAGTTTTGGGTATTGGAAAAACCTTTGAAGAAGGGATGTTTAAAGGTATAGTGGCAGCAGGGATGGAGTTTCCCTTTAAGAATAAGAGGATTTTAGTAACATTGAAAGATCAAGATAAAGAAGAATTTCTTCCGATAGCTAAAAATTTTACAGAATTAGGTTTTGAAATTTATGGAACAGCAGGGACAGCGGAGTTCTTAAATAAGAATGGTATTAAGGTTACAAAAATAAAAAAAATCAATGAAGGAATTCCTAATATTTTAGATTTTATAACTAGTGGAATGGTTGATCTAGTTATCAATACACCAACAAAAGGGAAAGACAGTGGACGGGATGGCTTTCGAATTCGCCGTAGGGCAGTAGAAGCCTCCGTTAAAGTACTAACATCTTTAGATACAGTTAAACCTCTCTTACAAATTTTGCAAAAAGGCGTTAGTGAACAGAATGTAAATGTACAGGACATAATTACTATAAATTAA
- a CDS encoding glycoside hydrolase family 36 protein produces MELNLVYRYTDRVKREKLSLGQRITTDILRLSFTKGDKDLQEYCALLTFNEEFTLLDFYVEIPHSFSKEDRVLLNGWQTWTETREWSIYDKNPSLNPLFNFLLGSYGDYRFTDYKNSLNSWSYSYLRKENNYLFFGGLQERDGYIKISYYPKENKIRISKDACGLTKGSGILTLKFTILEGKEEEVFSNYFNILGYPLKGGERVFGWTSWYNYYTSISEKIILENLENFSKGKVPIDIFQIDDGYQQQVGDWLEVNDKFPNGMKYIRDKIAEKGYKAGIWIAPFVCNKKSRIYQKHYNWVAKDRKGKPIVAGFNPLWGGFFYALDFYNPQVQEYLREVFSTVFHKWNYDMVKLDFLYAVTLLKYKGKTKGEMMQDAMEFLRECGKDKLLLGCGVPLSSSYNLVDYCRIGPDVGLTWEDRFLKAIHYKERISTINSLQNTLWRRWLNNRVFKNDPDVFIIREGNQKMTLNERKVLLYLNILLGGLIFTSDNIGEYDETQLDLYLSTFKYKNAKILEIVIDSLVYIEVKTEQGKELFIFNLGDEKREVKLPQALQRYVTLVPRELPPRNVIQIPIKDK; encoded by the coding sequence ATGGAGTTAAATTTAGTATATCGTTATACAGATAGGGTAAAAAGGGAAAAATTATCGTTAGGACAAAGGATTACCACTGATATCCTCCGTTTGAGTTTTACTAAAGGGGACAAAGATCTACAAGAATACTGTGCCCTATTGACCTTTAATGAAGAATTTACCCTTTTAGATTTTTATGTAGAAATTCCCCACTCTTTTTCTAAAGAAGATAGAGTTTTATTAAATGGTTGGCAAACCTGGACTGAAACAAGGGAATGGAGTATTTATGACAAAAATCCTTCCCTAAATCCTTTATTTAACTTTTTATTAGGAAGTTATGGAGATTATCGGTTTACAGATTATAAAAATTCTTTAAATAGTTGGTCTTACTCTTATCTGAGAAAGGAGAATAACTACCTATTTTTTGGAGGATTACAGGAAAGGGATGGCTATATCAAAATTAGTTATTACCCTAAAGAAAATAAAATCCGAATTTCCAAAGATGCTTGTGGTTTAACTAAAGGTTCTGGAATTTTGACTTTAAAGTTTACTATTTTAGAAGGCAAGGAAGAAGAGGTATTCTCTAATTATTTTAATATTTTAGGGTATCCTTTAAAGGGAGGAGAAAGGGTCTTTGGTTGGACCAGTTGGTATAATTACTATACATCTATCTCAGAAAAAATAATTTTAGAGAATCTAGAAAATTTCTCTAAAGGGAAAGTTCCTATTGATATTTTTCAAATAGATGATGGTTACCAACAACAGGTAGGGGATTGGCTTGAAGTTAATGATAAATTTCCCAATGGCATGAAATACATCAGGGATAAAATCGCAGAAAAAGGTTATAAGGCTGGTATTTGGATAGCCCCCTTTGTTTGTAATAAAAAATCTAGAATCTACCAAAAACATTATAATTGGGTCGCTAAAGATAGAAAAGGAAAGCCAATAGTCGCTGGTTTTAACCCCCTTTGGGGAGGCTTTTTCTACGCCCTAGATTTTTATAACCCTCAAGTTCAGGAATATTTAAGGGAAGTATTTTCCACGGTTTTCCACAAATGGAATTACGATATGGTTAAATTAGATTTCCTCTATGCAGTAACACTATTAAAATATAAAGGGAAAACAAAGGGGGAAATGATGCAAGATGCCATGGAATTTTTAAGGGAGTGTGGTAAAGATAAATTACTTCTAGGTTGTGGCGTTCCCCTATCTTCTTCCTATAATTTAGTGGATTATTGTCGAATAGGACCAGATGTAGGGTTAACCTGGGAAGATAGATTTTTAAAAGCTATCCACTATAAAGAAAGGATATCTACTATAAACTCCCTACAAAATACCTTATGGAGAAGATGGCTTAACAACAGGGTTTTTAAAAATGACCCCGATGTCTTTATAATCAGAGAAGGAAATCAAAAAATGACATTAAATGAAAGAAAGGTTTTACTATATTTAAACATCCTTCTAGGGGGCTTGATCTTCACCTCTGACAACATCGGAGAATACGATGAAACACAGCTAGACCTATACTTATCGACTTTTAAATATAAAAATGCAAAGATTTTAGAAATAGTAATAGACTCCTTGGTTTATATAGAAGTTAAAACTGAACAGGGAAAAGAACTCTTTATCTTTAACCTAGGGGATGAAAAGAGAGAAGTGAAACTCCCTCAAGCCTTGCAAAGATATGTTACTCTAGTCCCTAGGGAACTTCCACCTAGAAATGTGATTCAAATACCAATAAAAGATAAATAA